The following nucleotide sequence is from Lacinutrix sp. Hel_I_90.
GTTTTATGAGGTTTGTAACAAAGCTATAGAAACACAGAAAACACAACGCTTAGAGGAGTATGTTGAGCCTTTTGACAAATGGTATGAAAACAGAATTTACCCTTCTAAAGAGGGGGTAGCCATTTACTTTAAAGATATTACTGAACAGAAAAAGGCGGAATTGGCCTTAAGAGAAAGTGAAAATCAGCTGAGAACCTTATTAGAATCAGAACCAGTATGTATAAAACAGCTAAGTGATAAAGCTGAATTAATTAGTATAAATCCTTTAGGTTTAGAAATGATTGAAGCCGATAGTATCGAAGAGGTAAAAGGCAAATCTGTTTTAAAACTTATAGTTCCTGCGCACCATGAGAACTTCAAAAAACTCTTAAGCGATGTTTTTAAAGGAAATACTGAGCATCTGGTGTTTGAGATTAAAGGGCTAAAAGGAACCAAAAGATGGTTAGAAACACATGCTGTGCCATTAAAAGATAATAAAGGAACCATTATTTCGCTTCTTGGCGTTACTAGAGATATTACCAGTCGTAAAAAAGTGGCGGATCAGTTAATCAAGAATGAAAAACTATTTCGTCATTTATCATCTAATGTCCCTGTAGGGATATTCCAAACGGATAAAGTTGGCTCCTGCAATTATGTAAATGAAGAGTGGGTAAAATATGCTGGCATACCGTCTATTGAAGCCATGGGTTTTGGGTGGTCTAAGGTGATTCATCCCGAGGATAAAGAACGCACATTACAAGAGTGGCAACAAGCAGTACGTGATGGAAAAGAGTTTGTTTCAGAATACAGGTTTCAGAAAGAAAACAATCAGGTCACTTGGTTATCTGTAAAAGCGGTAGGAACTTACGATGCCCAAAATAATTTGTATGGTTATATTGGTATGGCCTTAGATATTACTGAACAAAAACAGGCAGAAAAACTATTAAAAGAAAACAAAGCGTATCTAAAAAATATTATAAATAATATTGGAGACCCATTATTTGTTAAAGATGAGCACAGTCGTTTACTTTTGGTGAATGATGTCTTTTGTGACATTTTTAATCTTAAAAGAGAAGCGGTAATTGGTAAAACCTTAGCTGAAAACGTATCTCCAGAAGAAAGAGAAGTATTTTTACGGATTGATAAAAAGGTGCTTTCTACTGGTATTGAAAATGTTAACGAAGAGACCTTGACATTAAAAGGAAAAGAGAAACAAATTATTTCTACAAAAAAAACCCGATTTATCGATGAAAGTGGCAATAAATTTCTCATTGGTATTATTAGAGATGTTACTACCCGTAAAAAAGTAGAAACAGAGTTAGAAAATTATAGAACTAAACTAGAAGAATTAGTTAAAATTAGAACAGAAGAGGTCAATTTAAAAAACGAAGAGTTACAGCGCATGAATAAATTGTTTGTTGGTAGAGAATTAAAAATGAAAGAACTAAAGACCATAATTAAAGAAATGCAATTAAAAAATGAAGATTAAATCCTATAATCCTTTTAAATTTTTTTATGAAAAGTAGCACGTTATATGATTTTTTTAAAAAACCTTTGGTAGCTGGTTTTACAACATTTATTATTTTAATTTTAATTACCCAATATATTACGTATCAAAAGTATTTAATTAATGAAAATGAACAAAAAAGGGAGATAAACAATCGCGTAGATTTAATTAAAGAAAAACTGCAAGCCTTGGTTATGTATAGCTATTCAGCTACAAAAACTCTTGCGTACATTGTGGAAAGAAATGGCATTCCCACAGATTTTGATGCTATAGCCATTGAGTTATTAGATCGTTATAAATATTTTGATGTTGTAGAGTTGGTAAATGGTAAGGGGGTTATTACTCACGTTTATCCAATAGAGGACAATGAAGTCATTGGTTTTAATATTCTAACAAGCAAAGAAGCGAGTAGTGGCGCAATTGCTACCATAAAGCGAAAAGATTTTTTTATTGCCGGTCCAATTAATCTAAAACAAGGTGGCGTCGCCATAGTAAGCAGGCAACCCATCTTTATAAATGACACATTCGTGGGGTTTTCGGCAGTGGTTACTAAACTGTCTACTTTTTTTAATGATCTCAATATCGATACTTCCAGTGATAGCCAATTCATGTATCAATTATCAAGGGTTAATGATGAAACTGGTGAAGAAGAATTTTTTCTTGAAAACGATGTGTCGTCTTTCAAAACCTTTGCGGTCCCTATAGAAATGTCTTTTGGTGAATGGAAGCTCTATGTTGTACCATTACAAGACACCTTAAATACAGCTTTCTGGTTTGGAATATTTGGTTGTATAATCGCCATTTTAGGAAGTTGGGGGGTTTGGTTTTTAGCTGGACAGTCCGAACGATTCAATACCTTAATGCATACCAAACTAGCAAAACAAGAATCACAATTAAAGTTCATGTATGACAATACGAGGCGTCAAATAGAAAGAAGTGAATCTAACTTAAATCAGGCACAACAGATAGCTAAGCTGGGGAGTTGGGAGCTGGATATGAAAACAAATAAATTGTCTTGGTCTAAAGAAATGTTTAGGATATTTGAAAAAAATCCAGAAACCTTTGCGGTCACTCGTGAAACGTTCCTTGATGTGGTCTCTCCAGAAAATAGAGAGCTGGTATTAAAAGCATATACAGAATCTGTAATAAATAAGACTCCATATCAAATAATTTACCGTTTAGATCTTGGTAACCAAAAAATGAAATATGTTAACGAACAATGTGAAACATTCTATGACGAATACCAGAATCCTATAAAATCGTTTGGCACCATACAAGATATCACAGAGCGGTTCAATAACGAAAAAGAATTATTGGTTTATAAAAACGATCTGGAGAAATTGGTGGCCGAGAGAACAGAAGAACTCAATGAAAGCAAAGAGGCCTTATTAAACCTCTTAGAGGATCTTAATTCTCAATCTTTGGCATTAGAAAAAGAAAAAGTAAAAGCACAATCGGCAGATTTAATGAAGTCTGCTTTTTTGGCAACCATGTCACATGAGTTAAGAACACCTATGAACTCTATTATTGGCTTTACAGGAATTCTTTTAAAAGAATTAGCTGGACCATTAAATGAGGAACAGAAGAAGCAAATAAAGATGGTAAAAACGAGTGGGGAGCATTTGTTAGGTTTAATTAATGATGTTTTAGACATTTCTAAAATTGAAGCAGGTAAATTAAAAGTATCATTTTATCCTTTTAATTATTTAAGTTCTTTAGAAAGGACTATCGCTTTTTTATTACCACAGGCTTCAGCTAAAGGGCTTAAAATGACTACTGAAATTACTGAAATGGCGATCACACTGGTAAGTGATGAAAGACGGGTGGAGCAAATTCTATTAAATTTACTTTCGAACGCGATTAAATTTTCAAAAGAGGGAATCATTTTGATTAAAGTGGATGTGAAAAATAATGTATTGATAACGCAAGTTATAGATCAAGGTATTGGAATAAGTAAAAAGGATCTTGTTAAACTATTTATGCCTTTTATTCAACTTCAAGGCGGCTTGAGTAGAGCACATGAAGGCACTGGTCTAGGCTTAGCTATTTGTAAAAATTTAGTTGAAAAATTAGGCGGTACTATTCATGTAGACAGTCAATTAGGAAAAGGTAGTAATTTCACCTTTAAGTTGCCATTAGATCAACCCCAAAAGAAATAATAAGATTGTAAGTATAATGTTATACTCAAATGTAATATATTTAGTACTTGAGGAGCTACTATTTAAATTTTAAACCTCAAATGATATGAAACCTAGCATTTTAATAATTGAAGATAACGAGCAAAACATGTATATGTTATCCTATCTTCTTGAAAGCAGTAATTATAAGGTTATTAAGGCTTATAACGGGGTTGATGGCTTAAGATTAGCACATGAGAATCATCCTGAAATTATCTTAATAGATATACAACTGCCAGATATGGATGGTTATGAAATTTGTAACAAATTAAGGCATAATGGTTTGCCTAAGAACACGACAATAATTGCGGTGACCTCATATGCTATGGGAGGGGATAAAGAAAAGGCCATGGAAGCCGGAGCAGATGGATATTTAGAGAAACCTATTAACCCAGATACGTTTGTAAAACAAATGGAAAGTATTTATAGGGCTAAATAATTGAATTATTGAACATGAAAACAATTTTAATTGTTGATGACATATTTGAAAACATTTACTTTCTAAGAGTTATACTCGAGAAAGCTGGTTACACAGTTATTGAAGCCAAAGATGGCAAGGAGGCCTTAGACATATTAGATAAAAATAGTATTGATTTAATTATTTCAGATATTTTAATGCCCGTTATGGATGGGTACATGTTCTGTCAAGCTTGTAAGAAAAATAAAGAGTATAAAGACATCCCTTTTGTGTTTTACACGTCTACTTATATCGAAAAACCAGATGAAGAATTTGCTTTAAAACTTGGTGCCAATCATTTTTTAAGAAAGCCTACAGATCCAGATGTTATACTCAGTTTAGTTGGTGATTTATTGGCCGATAGTAACCCAAATATTAAACCAACTACAAAAGTAAAATTTACTGAAAAAGAGGTGTTAAAACTTTATAGCAAACGTCTTATAAGTAAATTAGAGCAAAAAAATTTAGAACTTGAAAACGAGGTTTTAGAACGAACAAAAGCACAGCAAGTATTAAAAAAAGAGAATGAAGTTTTAGATTTAATAGCTACTAATACAGCACTTAAAAAAATTTTTAATCATATACTCCTTAATTATGAATCGGTTAATCCTGAAAATAAAGGATCTATAAGTGTGCTTCAGGACGACGGTGTTCATTTAGATCTTGTTTCGGCACCATCACTACCAAAACCATACAAGTTAGCCCTTGAAAGAGTGGCAATAGGAGAAAATGTAGGATCTTGTGGGCGCTCGGCATTTATTAAAAAGCCTGTAATTGTATCCGATATAAGTACAGATGCGCTGTGGGTAGACTATAAGGCTATTGCTTTAAAACACCATTTAAAATCGTGCTGGTCTATTCCAATTCTTTCAGAAAAAAATGAGGTCTTAGGTACTTTTGCAATTTATAGTAATACTATTAAAACACCAGCATTAGAAGATATTCAAGAATTAAATTCTGCAGTGCGTTTAGCCAGGATTGCCATTGTGAAATTTAATATCATGGCAGAAGTTAAGGAAAAAGATGAATCTTATAAATCTTTAGTTAATCAAGCAAGTGATATTATAATTACTTGCTCGTTTGATGGAACGATATATGATTTTAATAAGGCGGCCTTGAATTATTTAGGCTATACAAAAAGTGAATTTTCAAAATTAAAAATTCAAGATATTATTATTGGGGATGTCATACAGTATCCTGAAAATAAACAAAAGTTGTTGCAAGGACATTCTATCATTACTTACCGACAATTTTTGCACAAGAAAGGCACCCGTATTGATGTAGAGATTTCTTCTAAGCTCCAAAAAGACGGACTAATACTTGGTATCATACGCGATGTTACCGAGCGTAAAAAAGCCGAATTAGATTTAAAATTAGCCAAAGAATTTACAGACAATCTCGTCATGTCTATGCAAGAAGGCTTATTAATTGTTAATCTGGAAGGTAAAATCATGATGGTTAATGATTCTTTCTGTGAAATGCTTGGGTATTCTGAAGCAGCATTAATAGGGCTTGACCTGCCTTATCCTTTTGCAAAAACGGAAGATTTTGAAGACATGTCAAAGACTAAGGAGAAAGTCGCTACAGGAGACATATCTTCTTTCCAATTTGAATTTA
It contains:
- a CDS encoding PAS domain S-box protein, whose protein sequence is MTIYTTILVAFLFLSSSILLLFRLRSLLGLAPLYMLLGAAQCLLAFSSSNLNFELWGKHTLFPESMLVFPTVLFTVLLIYITEGVKRSRAIIIGVFVFNFLLLVWFGITYRNESFLGVIAAHSSKAFFILDYKNFITNTILLLFESVLLIIVYQFLIYKIKKNYFFLILFIALASVLVFDAFVFNILLKYDTPDFRTSLTGHLIGGTLTALVFSIVLYSYIKYIGVENKNRGFSANQNRDVFSILKYSAKNKTLKVEKVPVGKKTESQLESTLNTISDGFIALDTHWCYTFVNKKAGDFFGKTPSQLLGKHIWTEFPQGVGLAFYEVCNKAIETQKTQRLEEYVEPFDKWYENRIYPSKEGVAIYFKDITEQKKAELALRESENQLRTLLESEPVCIKQLSDKAELISINPLGLEMIEADSIEEVKGKSVLKLIVPAHHENFKKLLSDVFKGNTEHLVFEIKGLKGTKRWLETHAVPLKDNKGTIISLLGVTRDITSRKKVADQLIKNEKLFRHLSSNVPVGIFQTDKVGSCNYVNEEWVKYAGIPSIEAMGFGWSKVIHPEDKERTLQEWQQAVRDGKEFVSEYRFQKENNQVTWLSVKAVGTYDAQNNLYGYIGMALDITEQKQAEKLLKENKAYLKNIINNIGDPLFVKDEHSRLLLVNDVFCDIFNLKREAVIGKTLAENVSPEEREVFLRIDKKVLSTGIENVNEETLTLKGKEKQIISTKKTRFIDESGNKFLIGIIRDVTTRKKVETELENYRTKLEELVKIRTEEVNLKNEELQRMNKLFVGRELKMKELKTIIKEMQLKNED
- a CDS encoding ATP-binding protein produces the protein MKSSTLYDFFKKPLVAGFTTFIILILITQYITYQKYLINENEQKREINNRVDLIKEKLQALVMYSYSATKTLAYIVERNGIPTDFDAIAIELLDRYKYFDVVELVNGKGVITHVYPIEDNEVIGFNILTSKEASSGAIATIKRKDFFIAGPINLKQGGVAIVSRQPIFINDTFVGFSAVVTKLSTFFNDLNIDTSSDSQFMYQLSRVNDETGEEEFFLENDVSSFKTFAVPIEMSFGEWKLYVVPLQDTLNTAFWFGIFGCIIAILGSWGVWFLAGQSERFNTLMHTKLAKQESQLKFMYDNTRRQIERSESNLNQAQQIAKLGSWELDMKTNKLSWSKEMFRIFEKNPETFAVTRETFLDVVSPENRELVLKAYTESVINKTPYQIIYRLDLGNQKMKYVNEQCETFYDEYQNPIKSFGTIQDITERFNNEKELLVYKNDLEKLVAERTEELNESKEALLNLLEDLNSQSLALEKEKVKAQSADLMKSAFLATMSHELRTPMNSIIGFTGILLKELAGPLNEEQKKQIKMVKTSGEHLLGLINDVLDISKIEAGKLKVSFYPFNYLSSLERTIAFLLPQASAKGLKMTTEITEMAITLVSDERRVEQILLNLLSNAIKFSKEGIILIKVDVKNNVLITQVIDQGIGISKKDLVKLFMPFIQLQGGLSRAHEGTGLGLAICKNLVEKLGGTIHVDSQLGKGSNFTFKLPLDQPQKK
- a CDS encoding response regulator yields the protein MKPSILIIEDNEQNMYMLSYLLESSNYKVIKAYNGVDGLRLAHENHPEIILIDIQLPDMDGYEICNKLRHNGLPKNTTIIAVTSYAMGGDKEKAMEAGADGYLEKPINPDTFVKQMESIYRAK